A DNA window from Ctenopharyngodon idella isolate HZGC_01 chromosome 10, HZGC01, whole genome shotgun sequence contains the following coding sequences:
- the LOC127520529 gene encoding GTP-binding protein Di-Ras2, which produces MPEQSNDYRVVVFGAGGVGKSSLVLRFVKGTFRESYIPTIEDTYRQVISCDKSICTLQITDTTGSHQFPAMQRLSITKGHAFILVYSITSKQSLEELKPIFEQICLIKGDIENIPIMLVGNKNDEMNSREVESSDGEAMAKRWKCAFMETSAKTNHNVKELFQELLNLEKRRTVSLQIDGKKSKQQKRAEKLKGKCVVM; this is translated from the coding sequence ATGCCAGAACAAAGCAATGATTACCGGGTGGTTGTATTTGGAGCCGGTGGAGTGGGCAAAAGCTCTCTGGTCTTGCGCTTTGTGAAGGGAACCTTTCGCGAGAGCTACATCCCCACTATTGAGGACACCTACAGGCAGGTGATCAGCTGTGACAAGAGCATCTGCACGCTACAGATCACAGACACCACGGGCAGCCACCAATTTCCCGCCATGCAGCGTCTATCCATCACTAAAGGCCACGCCTTCATCTTAGTGTACTCCATCACCAGCAAACAGTCTCTGGAGGAGCTGAAGCCTATCTTTGAGCAAATCTGCCTGATTAAGGGGGACATAGAGAACATCCCAATCATGCTAGTGGGCAACAAGAATGATGAGATGAACAGTCGTGAAGTGGAGAGCAGTGACGGAGAGGCCATGGCCAAGAGGTGGAAATGTGCCTTCATGGAGACGTCAGCGAAGACAAATCACAACGTTAAGGAGCTGTTTCAAGAGCTTCTTAACTTGGAGAAACGCAGGACTGTTAGCCTTCAGATCGACGGCAAGAAGAGCAAGCAGCAAAAACGGGCAGAGAAGCTTAAGGGCAAATGTGTGGtcatgtga